The genomic window AAGAGATTAGTCAAAAGGGCAAAACCCTGGACAGAGATCAATACGCTTGGACTCAAAAATATCCATGGAATCATTCATGCTATGAATATTATTAACTGcacaaaaataatttcaagaaaataaaataagaagagtGAGACACCAGAAAACCAAAAAGGAAACATTGTAtatcataaaagaatatttttggaAGGAGTATTTTATGAAGAaataccaaaatgaaagagaggtagaaaataaatttatttgaaaagaatggACTCTACATAAAAACACATCTGTGTTTAAGTGGCTTTTGATTTGTGTGAACAAGGAGAGCAACAAAGGAATACTGCTATATTAAATGACAACTTGTATGTATTAATCTCTCTGCATTTAGCTTATGAAGGAGGATAAAACAAGAGAGTAAGGGTATTTTTGTAAGTGTAGAAATTATTTCAGGGATTTCAGTTCATGGAAAAACCCAAGAGAACTGATTTAAAGTCTGTTGAGTCTCAGAGGGTCTCGATTAGTGGCTGAAAAGTTCCCTAATCCCATGCTcataactcctcctccttctccacgTAATCATTATGGAATATTAAAACTGGTGCTAGCAGCTTTGTTCTCCAATTTGAGCTAaatacattttaactttttcctaGCATGCCACAGACCTTGTCATGAGTTTCGAAAGAGGATGAACAGATAAATGTAATTGGGAGACTGGTAGAAGAAAGGAAGTATTTGGATTGCAAAGTGAGAAGAGCTATCCAAGAGAGTATGCTCAGTATCCTATTGGCagatggccacagcaacagaaaacttGGCAGAGAGTGCAGATAGAGAGAGGAGGCTTTGCAGAACACAAAATTTTGGGAATGAGATCAGAATTCCAGGACAAGAACAAAGTGGATGAGTGGAATGTATATGAGGAATGAGCAATATACTTTATGCATCTGGTAAGAATAAGAATAGGTTCCAACAACATTAGGGGGTTAACCCCACTGTGACCAAGATCACTTCCGTAATTACTCAGTGCCAGCAAGAAAAACTCCATTAAGAGGTTCTCAGTTGCTTATGGATCTTCCCACCTGCCATCCATCTCCATGTACCATTCAGGTGAGACTACATGTTAGCACCTTACTCTAGAATGTGTCAGACACCATGATAACTCTTGAAGGTTGCTTATTCCAGTTCTGACTAACTTTGTAGAAGAAAAACATGTCCCTCTTAGAAAAAGTCAGTGATGTGTAGATGGGAAAGTCATAGAATTAATCATGGGGAAAGCTTGGGTAATTCAGAGTACTTAGTTTAGTGATTCTCCTAAATGCACACTACTGGATAAACATTTCTTCACATAAGAACATATTGCTGATTTCATCCTTACACTTGAAATTTAGCAGCAAAAAAACAAAGCTTCTTCCTTTATTACTGGTGCATTGATGACATTCACTATGTGTGGCTAGCTTATTTAAAAGCTTAcctaaaagatttgaaagcaattTTAATGTGGAGTCTAAGGAAAATTGAAATAACCCAAGTATATTCTTCAGTGTCTGAAACATTCCTCTAATGTATGAGTTGAGATGTTCATGACTCAAATCACTTGAAAAAGTGAGTCATTTTATAATACAGAGAATTATGAAGCCAAGGTTTATGAAAATTGTCATCATTAAAACTGATTTTCCTCATTTGCTCAGTGTCCCTCTTCTGAATCACTTCTAATATTCCAGAATTTGTCCTGTATCTATTTCTGTACTTGACTCCTTTTAAGTAACTTTTCCTTTTATCCAAGTATGTTCTTGAAGTTGCTTATGCCCATGTTCACAAAATGATCCAAACTTTCTACAGTATCTGTATTTTGTTAAACTCAGTGGACCTAATTTGGCCATATCTTAGGCTAATGGTAGCACAGAAGTTTCAACCCAAGAAACTGGCTTCTATTTTGGCTTTGTTCCCCAGCTTTTCCATAGCATAGAAGTCTTCATAAATGACTCTGTTTGCCTCTTTGATTGATGCTGCGCACTGCTTTGGCAGATAGACGTCGCTTTCCTCTTTTCATTCCTCAATGTGATTTACAGAATTTTGCTGATTATGCTTCCTATTTTAGGCACACAAAGGATGTGTGCTGAAGGATGTCAGCCATGAGAACTATACACAGaacaaaatgcaattttactaaaatttaacaaatagCATGGAACATTGTCCCAGACTCGCCAAAATATGTATTTGAGTTATATTCTTTTCTAGAGACTCCTGTTTCACATTCTATTCAACTGTCAGCCATTTGTACCAATTTACCACtgataaagatagacatatagatgtagatagaaatagatatagatatccatacaaatataaatataaatgaatatcttATGTTCTTGGGCAAGAAATAGTCAGTGTTTGGGGCTTTGACATTACAAATTGAGAGTTGCTGAGTTAAAGCCATTTGGGAATGATGGATTACATCTACGGAAGATGGAAGGTGGATATGTGACAGAGAGATACCAAACTCTGCTAAAAATGCAATGTCAAGGCAAAATAAACAActcttattatttgtttgtttgttttttttgtggtCAACAGGTCTGGAAGGGAATTATCACTGAGGTAAGAAGGTTGTTTCCTTAACGATGAATTTCCTGGGCTAAAGGCAGTCTGTCTGCAGTGCATATATCATCTAATTATGACATAGTAACTGTGGATGCCTCACTGAAAACAAAGATGTTTCTCCATGAATCTCTGTTATCACAACAATAATAAGAGTAAGAAAGACGATATGATCATAAATTGTACCAAAACCAGAAAGACTCAATATTCTGGGTTTGGATAGAaataggaaagagaagagaagcatAAGAGTTCATGAAAAAATTTCCTTTACTGCCATAGGTGCACCAAGGGAATTATGCCCGTTTCCAACTTTACAGTCTTCATGCCTTCTGTATTGACACTAGTAGGGGTCCCAGGCCTCGAGTCTGTACAGTGCTGGATTGGGATTCCATTCTGTGCCATGTACCTCATTGCTATGGTTGgaaattcctttcttctcttcattaTAAAATCTGAACGCAGCCTCCATGAACCCATGTACATCTTCCTAGCCATGCTTGGTGCCACAGATATTGCCCTTGGTAGCAGCATAATGCCCAAGATTCTTGGAATCTTCTGGTTTCACATGTCAGAGATCTATTTTGATACCTGTTTGCTGCAAATGTGGCTTATACACACATTTCAGGGAATAGAGTCAGGCATCCTCGTGGCTATGGCCCTGGACCGTTATGTTGCCATCTGTTATCCACTGAGACATGCCACCATCTTCACCTGCCAGCTGGTTTCCCAAATAGGAGCTGTAGTTATACTTAGGGCTGCCATTCTTGTAGCCCCATGTCTTGTACTGATAAAGTGTCGGCTCCAATTTTATCATACGACAGTCATCTCCCACTCTTACTGTGAGCATATGGCCATTGTGAAACTAGCTGCAGGAAATGTCCAGGTGAACAAGATCTATGGCTTGTTTGTGGCCTTCAGCGTTGCAGGGTTTGACCTTATATTCATCACTTTGTCCTATATCCAGATATTTAT from Tamandua tetradactyla isolate mTamTet1 unplaced genomic scaffold, mTamTet1.pri scaffold_248_ctg1, whole genome shotgun sequence includes these protein-coding regions:
- the LOC143673241 gene encoding olfactory receptor 52A1-like; the encoded protein is MPVSNFTVFMPSVLTLVGVPGLESVQCWIGIPFCAMYLIAMVGNSFLLFIIKSERSLHEPMYIFLAMLGATDIALGSSIMPKILGIFWFHMSEIYFDTCLLQMWLIHTFQGIESGILVAMALDRYVAICYPLRHATIFTCQLVSQIGAVVILRAAILVAPCLVLIKCRLQFYHTTVISHSYCEHMAIVKLAAGNVQVNKIYGLFVAFSVAGFDLIFITLSYIQIFITVFHLPQKESRFKAFNTCIAHICVFLQFYLLAFFSFFTHRFGSHIPPYIHILFSSIYLLFPPFLNPLVYGIKTKQIRVHVIKIYLNQKSSGL